GCAACAACGGTTTCTTGGGCACGCAGGCCAATAACGTGTATTTCGAGATGACGGGAACCGCGGTATGGGCTGTCAGCCAGAATGGTCTTCTGGAGCACAACTGGGTCGAGCGTAATGCCTTCGAGGTCTACGCCGTATTGCGGGCTTCCAAGCCAAGTTCCAGCTAGCACCGTGGCAATCGACCGCGGCGCTGGTATCAGCTACGTCTTCATCGACATAATCGCTTACCTAGGAGAAAGAGAGCATCTACAACCCGTACGATACCGTATGGTCGCGTATCAAATCAGCTGAGGCGAGTTAACACCATGCAGAAGTCCCGTGGAAATGGACGCGGCGTTTCTGTACGAAGCGTGAAGTTCCGCAAAGAAAGGAAGCCAATCGATGAAGTTCAGGGCCGGAGATACCTTTCCTCAACTCAGTGTTTTTACCTCCAAAGGGACACGCTTGGTGATTCCCGTCGCCGGCGCACGCTATACGCACATTCAATTTCGGCGATTTTCCGGGTGCCCCATTTGCAATGCTCACATCGCGGCACTTCGCAGGAATAAAGCCGAGCTTGACGCCGCTGGGATACACGAAGTGTTGTTCTTCCACTCATCACAGGAGGACGTGGCAGATTTTCACAACGATCTTCCCTTTGACGCTGTAGGCGACCGCGAGAAGCGCTACTATCGCCAGTTCGGAGTTGAGTCGTCCTGGAGATATATCAGTTGGGCTGCAACCAAAGCCGCCTTCTCCAGTATTTTGCGCGGGCGAATGGGAGCGAAGATGACTGGCGGTGCGCTCGGTTTGCCAGCCGAGTTCCTGGTCGCTCCTGACGGCCGAATCAAAGCCGCACACTACGGCAAGCACGCCTACGATCAATGGCCTGTGGAGGCGCTTCTCGATTTCCTCCGAGATTCGAAACCAGAGGCCGCGAGTAAGGCTACTTAAGAACAGGCTTTACTTCAGAGCGAGTCGTCAATGATCCACCCAGGAAAGCGCACAAGGAATGTAGATGAGAAGCCTGTTTGAATCGGCTCAAGCGGAATCCTTATCGGTCCCCAATCGCATCTTTATCGCACCGCTTACACGGAGCCGTGCAAAACGCTGATGGCGTACCACGTGAACGCCGCGAGTCGAAGAGTCGAGTTCTCCCTGACTAGGCCTACACTCCCTATGTCAGCCGACGCCTTGCAACCGTTTTAGCCGTCTTGATCTCGCTCTGTTGAGGCTGATGTAATTCTTAGAACCAAACTGCGGAAGTGCTGGAAGCTGATTGTGCGAAACTGTCTAGGGGAAGACGGGTGCACCAAATCGGTTTCGTAACCTACTTGGCTGGAGAACGCTGGTAAGCCCTCATAAACATCAGCACTGCAGAGTCAAGATGCTTATGGATTGCATTCTTCGACATAGAAATAGGATCGAATCCGAGCACAAACCAACGCACCGGGCCACCTGTGACTAGGCTGAGGAAGTGCTGGGCCATCTGGCGGGTATCCTCATTCAATAGCCGCCTCTTCTCCACCTGCTTCGTGAAATATGCGGCCAATGTTTCTTCGCCGCGCTTAGGTCCAAGTTCGTAAAAGTGCTTCCCCAATTCAGGGAACGTGGCCGCTTCCATGCTGACCACCCGAAACAGCGCAATCTGTTCGTTCGACATCGCCAGTCGAATCAGGGTCGAGCCAAACTTCCGCAGAGTCTCATCTAAGGGAGGCTCCTCAGGCAGCGTGGCGGCAACCTGCTGAAAGATGCCATTAATTCGCCGGTCGATCACTGCCAGGAACAACTGCTCCTTCGTAGGAAACCGGGAGTAGAAGGTGGTCTTCGACGAATTGGCCCGCCGCGCGATTTCGTTCGTGCTGGCTGCCGAAAAGCCCTCGGAGATAAAGATCTCCGCAGCCACGTCAAGCAGCTCGGTCAAGCGCTCTTCATCCAGCCTGGCCCGGATGGGGTGAGGCTTGTGCTCCTTTGCTTTCATAAAAATAGCCTCCGAACCTACGACACTATCGCTTCCCATTCTAATTTTCCTTTCTTCTTGCGACTTCTCGCATGACATTCACATCTTATGACTATCAGTACCGTACCACATGGTATCGTTTATTCTGATTGAGAATGCCTGGTCGGAGGTTAGTAATGTCAAGCAAGCATCGAAACACCGTCACCAGCATGTCCGCAGTGCTCGAAGAGGAGGGGGCGTCACCGGAACCAGTTCCCGAACCCGCAGCGGAAACACCCGAACCCACGCGCGAATCCCGCCCGTCGCGCCCGGCTCACAGAAGGAAGATCATCTTCGCGGCGGTGGCTCTTGTCGTGATCCTCACGGCCACCGGCTACTTCGCTCGGGACGCGTATCTCTACCAGGACACCGATGATGCGCAGGTAGATGGGCACATCATGCCCTTGAGTTCGCGTATCACAGGACAGATTCAGAAGGTGAATGTCGTTCAGGGCCAGCGAGTGAGTGCCGACGAAGTGCTGGCTGTGATCGATCCAAATGACTACAAAGTGGCTGACGACCAAGCCAGGGCCTTTCTGCTGGACGCAGAGGCGACAGCCGCTAGCTCTCATTCGAGCGTGCCAATCAGCTCTGCCACTGCGTGGAGCAGTCTCGATTCATCGACCACAGAAGTTACGAACGCAGAAGCTGGAGTCAGTGCGGCTGAACGGAATCTCGACGCGGCGCGAGCGAATGAGCAACAGGCCGAGGCGAATTCAACCAAAACCGACGCGGACCTGATCCGTTATCAGCAGCTCGTCGCGGAACAAGTTATCTCGCAGCAGCAGTTTGACCAGGCTAACGCGTCTGCAAAGGCCAATCGCGCTGCGGTCGTTGCAGCCATTGCGCAGGTACAGTCAGCGCAACAGGCGCTCCGCCAGGCGCAAGGCAAGCTCCTTCAGGCGCAAGCGGCGTTGCGCAACGCTCAGACCGCGCCTCAGCAGGTCTCGGTCGCGCGTGATAAGGCGGATGCTGCCGAAGCGACGGTGAAGGAGCGAGCGGCGCAGCTTGCCCAGGCCGACCTGAACCTCAGCTACACGATCGTCCGCTCTCCAGTGGATGGAATCGTAGGACGCAAGTCCGTCGAAGTGGGCCAGAACGTTGGAGTAGGGCAGGAGTTATTCCAGGTTGTGCCGCTCGACGACATCTGGGTCACAGCCAATTTCAAGGAAACGCAACTTGCTCACATGCGCCCGGGGCAGCCGGTCGAGATCAAAGTGGACGCCTACGGCCGTACCTGGAAAGGTCACGTCACCAACATGGGCGGCGGCGCGGGCTCGGTCTTCAGCCTATTGCCACCCGAGAACGCGACGGGAAACTACGTCAAGGTCGTCCAGCGTATTCCGGTACGCATCGACTTCGATCGCTCGCCTCGGCAGGTCTTCAATGCTGACGGACTGCTGGAGCCCGGACTGTCGGTAGATCCGAAGGTGAGGGTACGATGAGCGCTGCAACGACACTTGCCGCACCGCAGGCGATGCAACGGCCTAAGGTGAACCCGTGGATCATCGCAGTTACAGTCACCCTGGCAACCATCATGGAGGTACTGGACACTTCCATCGCCAACGTTGCACTGCCACACATCGCAGGTTCCCTCGGCGCATCGGCGGACGAGTCCACCTGGGTCCTGACCTCGTACCTCGTGGCCAACGCAGTCGTACTGCCCATAGGGGCTTATCTGGGCAGCATCATTGGCCGCAAGAAGTTCTATATGACGTGCGTTGTCATCTTTGGAGTGAGTTCGCTGTTGTGCGGCCTGGCTCCATCACTACCCATGCTGTTGTTCTTTCGCGTGCTTCAGGGGCTCGGAGGAGGCGGACTGCAACCTTCTGAGCAATCCATTCTGGCTGATACCTTTCCACCGGAAAAACGTGGCCAAGCCTTCGCAGTCTACGGTCTGGCAGTTATCACCGCACCCATTGTCGGTCCTTCGCTGGGAGGGTGGATCACGGACAACTACGATTGGCGCTGGATCTTTTTCATCAATATCCCCATTGCCGTCCTGTCACTGTTTCTGACGCATCGCCTTGTCGAGGACACTCCAAAAATCAAGAAGGAGGTCGAAGAAGCCAAACGAGGAGGGTTCCGGCTCGACTGGATCGGCTTCGGTCTTGTAGCCCTTACCTTTGGTTCCCTCGAAGTGGTCATGGACAAGGGGCAGGAAGACGACTGGTTTGGGTCTAACTTCATCGTCGCCTTTACGATGCTTGCTATCGTCGGCCTGATTGTTCTGATCATCTGGGAGTTGCGTCAAGCGCAAGGCAAGAACCGCCCGGTCCTGGACCTGAAGTTATTCGCTTCTCGAAACTTCAGTGTCTCCTTCCTGATGATGTTCGTGCTCGGCTTTACGCTATACGCGACGACAGTCCTTCTGCCCCAGCTCCTTCAAACGCTCATGGGCTATACGGCGGAACTCTCCGGCTTCGCCATGTCCAGCGGAGGTCTGGCGACGATCATATGCATGCCTATCGTAGGGATCCTGATCTCGAAACTTGATGGACGATACCTCATCATATTCGGGTTCAGCAGTATCGCACTCGCGCTGTTCTATATGACCAGTCTTGACCTGCAGATGAGCTTCGCGTATGCGGCCAAGCTGCGCTTTCTTCAGTCAATCGGCCTGCCCTTTTTATTCGTGCCCATTAATACCCTGATCTATGTGGGAGTTCCTCCCGGCAAGAACAATGACGTCTCCGGCCTCTCGAATCTTGCACGCAACATCGGCGGCTCTGCTGGAACGTCATTCTTCACCACGATGCTGGCTCGCCATCAGCAGGTACACCAGCAATATCTGGTGCAGCATGTTCACGGGGGCAGCCAGGCCTACATCCAACAGGCGCGAGCGCTCAGCCAGCAATTCCTGACCCGCACCGCCGCTCTGACCGATGCTCACACCAAAGCAATGCTGAGCCTCTATCAATCTGTACAAGTACAGGCCAGTGTGTTGAGTTATATCGACATCCTGCAATCGCTCTGTATCATCTGCGCCTGCATGGTTCCCCTGGTTTTTCTCATGAAGCGGCCACCGAAAGGAACAAAAGCCGCGGTTCACTAAGCATCACGACAATAAACAGACACGACAGGCGGCTGCGCTGTTCGAATGCATGTCTTGCCCGCGCGGAATATTGTGCGGGCAAGGTGCGGATGCTTTGCGTGATCGACCAATTGGTTCCTTCCTGTTGGCCGGACACGATGGCGTTGGGAAGAGTGCCCTGCACGCGGTAAAGTCAGCTTCGGCCGCCAAGTCCACGCGATTTTATGTTGCCGCAAAATCTGATCTACAACTAACGGTATTACGGCGGTGTCAGCGACGGTATCCGAATGCCGCCAATTACAAGAGGCCGTTTCGATGAGTGCTTTGGTCTGTGGCTGTTGAAAAACTAGATATTCACAAGAACAGCGTGATCTCGGGAGATGATAAATGGTCAGTCGCTCGCTACAAATCGTTTGTAGGGCATCCTGACGCGACGTTATTGGGGACTTCTTCCGCATCTGAGTTTTTCAACAGCCACGTCTGATATCGCCGATTGAGTTCCAGACTGCCTCCAGGTTGCTTGAAATCTGGCCGACTTCGACGAAAGCCAGGAATAGCGCGCCCATCCAACAGCCGGGACCCAACAGGACGAAGTGTCATGTGGGCACTTCAGATACAACCCAAAGACTTATCAACATTGACCCGACCTTGGATATTACTTTCGGATTGCCGCAACGAATGGCAACCCAAACTGGGTCAGAGTCGTCGGCCCCGAGAACCCTCTGCTTCGGGCGAATACTTCAGCACACCTGCGAAATCCCTCAACTCGGATCTCTTGGGTTTCCACTCTTATATGAGTAAAATATGCAGCACCGGGACTCGCAAAATGTTGGCAAGCGCGCAGCACGCGGATCCGCAGCAAAAGCATGATATGGCGAGCCCTGCCTCCTTTCCCGCGCATAGCACGTCCCCTCAGGGCGCAGTAACCGCGACCGATACTGATGTTTTCGAGCACTCCGAGGCCAATCTTTGTCAAGACGTAGATGAACTGAGGCGGATCGTCGATCTTATTTCACAAACCATCATCGTTTTGAATCCCGACGGCACGGCCATTTACGCAAATCGCGTGGCACTTGAGTACACGGGGCTGTCTCTGGACGAAGTGCGCTCCGATAACTTCCGGGATCGCGTGTTCCATCCAGAAGACATTCAGAGACTTCGAGAAGAGCGACAGAAAGGTCTCTCTGGCTCGGTTCCGTTCGAAAACGAGCAGCGCGCTCGAGGGAAAGACGGCAAATATCGGTGGTTTCTGATCCGATACAACCCTTTACTCGATGAGGGAGGAAAGGTCATTCGCTGGTACGCGACGGGCACGGACATCGAGCATCGTAAGCAGGCTGAAAATAAACTTCGGCAGGAAGAACGCGAACTGCGGCAACTCATAGATTTCCTCCCTCAGCATGTGCTTGTGCTAGACAAGGATGGCACCTTGCTTCAAGCAAACAAGACGATGCTTGACTACAAGGGCTTCACCCTGGAAGAAATGAAAGGCGCGGGAACCCGGGAGAGGATCACCAGAGACATTCACCCAGACGATCTAGAGAGAGTTCAAAACGAACGAAGCGCGGGCCTTTCAAGGGGAATGCCGTTCGAGACGGAAAAGCGGCTGCTGGGTAAAGATGGTCAGTTTCGCTGGTTCCTTTTTCGCTACAATCCGGTACTCAATGAAGCCGGAGATATCGTCCGGTGGTTCGCAACGGCGACCGACATCGAAGATCGCAAACAGGCCGAAGATCGCATGCGAAATGAAACCGTCGCATTGCGAGAGGATATTGTCAAATCTTCGATGTTCGAAGAGATTGTCGGATCGTCGAAGGCAATGGGCAATATGGAGGCGCAGATTTCCCGCGTTGCGCCGACCGATTCCACTGTGCTGATTCAAGGCGAGACGGGAACCGGCAAGGAATTGATTGCGCGCGCGATCCACAACCGCTCGAGGCGCGCGAATCGCGCCTTCATTTGCGTCAACTGTGCCGCGATTCCGCCCTCGCTGATCGCTTCCGAATTGTTTGGCCACGAAAAGGGCGCATTTACGGGAGCGTTACAGAGACGGCTCGGCCGCTTCGAATCGGCCGATGGCGGAACGATTTTCCTCGACGAGGTTGGGGAACTTCCGCAGGAGACGCAGATTTCGCTCCTTCGGGTTCTGCAAGAACAGGAATTCGAACGCGTTGGTGGAAATCGGTCAATACACGTTGACGTGCGGGTGTTGGCGGCGACAAACAGAGATTTGAATGCGGCTATAGATGAGGGTGGCTTCCGCAAGGACCTCTTTTATCGCCTGAATGTGTTTCCTATCTGTGTCCCGCCGCTTCGTGACCGCACCGATGACATTCCGTTACTAGTTGAGTATTTCGTCGATCGCTACGCAAAGAAAGCTGGCAAACGAATTCGCAGCATCAACAAGCAGACGCTGCAGCTATTCAAGAGCTATAGCTGGCCCGGCAATGTGCGCGAACTACAGAACGTAATCGAGCGGGCTGTGATTGTTTGCGATGGTGAAACATTTCGCGTCGATGCAAGTTGGTTCCCAAAGACTGTTGCCGTTTCGAAAGCGAGGCATCCCTTCGCTGCCGACCTCGCTCAGCGGGAGAAGACGATGATCGGAAATGCGCTGCGCGAAACGAAGGGCGTGATCTCTGGTCCCGCCGGTGCGGCTGCGAAGTTAGGCCTCCCCCGTCAGACCCTGGAATCGAAGATCAGTAAGCTGGGTATTAATCGCTACCGTTTTAAGAAATCGTAGTCCCTCTTTTCTCATCTCCTCTAAATTTCAACCAACCCGGCCGTGCCGATTTTTTCGGCAATTTCAGCGAATGCTGATAGTTCGGCCTGTTTTTGTAGCACATACAACTCGACGATTCAGTCACTTACGAGTGGCGCTGCAATTGCAGTTACTCAAACGATCGCCCAATTTCTCAAGAAATGATGCTGAACATCGAGAGGCATTCCGACGGGCACACGACGACCATTCGGTTGATAGGTCGGATGCAGGCGGAGCATGTGCCGGCGTTACAGGCAGTGATCCAGGAGAGCACCCCTAGGATCGTTCTGGATCTGGAGGAACTCACATTAGTCGATGCAGAAGCTGTTCGTTTTCTCGGAAGCTGCCGCAGAGGCGGCTTCGCGCTGCTCCACTGTTCGCCTTACATCAGAGAGTGGATTGCGAGAGAGGATTGAGAACTCCTTGAAAGGAGAGACGCGCCATGAGCAATTACACACACGAAACGGTACCAACACAATTTGTTCAGGCCAATGGAACTCGTTATGCCTACCGTCGATTCGGCAAGGTGGGAACGGTTCCGTTGCTGTGTCTCGGGTACTTCAATTCCAACATGGACGGCTGGGATCCTTCAGTCACAAACAGCCTCGCAGCGGATCATGAAGTCATTCTGGTAGACAATGCAGGCGTTGGATCTTCGGGTGGAGAAACGCCTCACACAGTTGAGGGGATGACCGAGCAATGTGTTGCTTTCTGTCGTGCGCTCGGCTTGAAAGCGATGCATGTCGTGGGTTTCTCCCTGGGCGGGATGATCGCGCAGAAGCTGGCCCTTGACCATCCTGACCTCATCCAGCGGCTGATTTTGTTGGGCACAGGACCGCGCGGCGGAGAAGGCATGACCTTCGCCGAACTCTCAGCTGAGGAACAAGCAGATCCGGTTGCGTTTCTATTGGGAGCATTCTTTTCTCCTTCGCAGGCCAGCCAGGCGGCTGGGAGAGAATACATGAAGAGACTCGAGTCCCGCAAGCAGGATCGAGATCTTCCGGTGTCGAGGAGTTCTGCCGAGGCACAGCTCGCCGCGATTAGAGAATGGGGAACGATACCCGCAAATGGGCGTTACGCCACGTTGAAAAACATCACACACACAACGCTCATAGTTCACGGCAACAAAGACATTGTGGTTCAGCCGATAAATGCGTTCATCCTTGCTGAGCACCTGCCTAACGCTCAGCTCATCGTGTACCCCGATTCGAGCCACGGAGCGCAGTATCAACACGCAAGAGTGTTCCTTGAGCACGTGAAGCTGTTTTTGAGTAACTGAGATTCTCCTTGGCCGGATCTGTTCTCTTGCGGTCGTTGAGTGCGCAAGAGCCTGGCCTTCAAAAGTGGAGAAACGATCATGGGCAATTACACGAATGGAACGGTCCCAATACGGTTCACTGAAACCAAACGGACAAATCTGGCGCGAGAGTTGTTCACGAGCAACTTTTGGATATCTGGTCTTGCGATGTTGAAGTACATTCCGCGCTGGTTCCGTGTAAAGCAAGTAGACGGGATGGCCTTCGTCTCAGACACAAAATACGACGAGTTCCAGAACAGAATTCTCCAGATCACTCCTGCGAACCCGCGACAGTGGGGGACGATGAACGTCTCGCAGATGTTGCACCATCTCAATTTGGCATGCGGTGCGTTGGGGTTCTACAAGCTTCCGGATGAGAGCTATCTCGTATCACGAACATTGTTTCGATGGATTCTGGTTGATTGGTTTCCGGAGCAACCTGTGGGGCTGCGGCTGCCTAAGGGTTTCAAGATTCCACACCCGCGCGGTTTGACTTTGATTTCGAAAACAGCAACTGCTGAAAATCCTGGATGCAGGTTGGCATGCAAGGTCGGCCGCAGATTGGGCCGCACCCCATGTTCGGCCCGATGACAGTCAAGGAGTGGGGCAAGCTCCTACAGATCCACATCGATTATCACTTGAGGCAATTCGCAGCCTAGAGTCGCACTTCATCGAGTCAAGAGGAGGAGATATGAACGAAACATACAAGGCAATCGAACTCTCGGGACCAGGAAAGTTCTCGGAAGTAAAAAAGCCACTTCTGGATCCAGGTCCCAATCAGGTACGCATTCGCGTCGAGGCCTGTGGGGTGTGCCATTCGGATGCGGCCACTGTGGAAGGGCTCTTTCCAATCGATTGGCCGCGCGTTCCGGGGCATGAAGTCGTCGGACGGATCGACGCTCTTGGTCCCGTCGTCCAGGGCTGGGCGCTCGGTCAGCGCGTGGGGGTCGGGTTTCTCGGTGGTTCTTGTGGCTATTGCGAATTCTGTCGCAATGGCGATCTCGTGAACTGCCAGAACCAGGAATTTACCGGCATTCATCATGATGGCGGATACGCCGAAGTGATGATCGCAAAGGCGAGCGGACTCGTATCGATTGCTGAAGACCTATCCTCTGCCGATGCGGCGCCGCTGCTGTGCGCGGGAATCACGACCTTCAGTGCTCTGCGAAACGCACCGGCAAAGGCTGGCGATCTTGTCGCTGTGCTCGGTATCGGCGGGCTTGGCCATCTGGCCGTCCAATATGCCCGGCATATGGGATTCGAGGTCGCGGCGATTGCTCGTGGCACCAACACAGCGGAATTAGCCAAGAAGCTCGGCGCCCACCACTATATCGACAGCACTGCTACGGACCCCGCCGCAGCTCTGCAAGCGCTCGGCGGTGCGAAGGTCATTCTGATAACCGCCTCCGGAGGCAAGACAATTGCCGCGACGTTTAAGGGACTGCGTCCGGGCGGCGTCTCGATCGCCCTCGGCGTCGGGCCGGAGCCGATCGAGGTCACGGGCATGGATCTGATTTTCGCAAGCCGCAAGGTCGAAGGTGCCCTGACGGGAACGCCAGCGACCGGTGACGTCACCCTGCGCTTCAGCGCCCTGAGCGGTGTCTCCGCCATGATCGAGACCGTGCCACTCAACCAGGCGGCATCCGCATACGCCAAGATGATGGACGGGAAGGCGCGCTTTCGCATGGTGCTGGTTACAAAGAACGGTGCCGGTCAGAGTGCGCGCTGAAATGGGTAGATCGGACTAACAGAAGCAGAGCAAGAAGGAGAGGAAGATGACTACGTTATCAAACCCCAAGATGAGTGAATTTCAAACAGACTCCATTCAGTCCACCTCTCAATGGGATTCCGTTGAAGAATTGTTTGGGAAACAGAAGGCATGCTTTAGCACAGATGTGACGAAGACTTATGAGTGGAGAGCCGATCAGCTCGATCGTCTTGTCCACATGCTCAAGGAGAACTATAAGCGTTTTGCCGACGCCTCGTGCAAGGACTTCAAGACGGCATCCCAGGAGAACGTCTTCGAGGTCTCGGCCCCGATCGCAACCAGCGAATTCGCAAAGTCCCAGCTCAAAGAATGGATGAGGCCTGTCGAAGCTCCCCTTCCAAAGTTCCTCGCTGCATCCGGGCATAAGGGTATGGTGTACCGCGAGCCTTACGGGGTTACGCTGATCATCTGTCCATTTAATGGACCGCTTCTGTTGTCGTTGCGTCCTGCGGTTGGCGCATTATCGGCCGGCAACCCCTGCATCTTGAAACTCTCCGAAGCGCTGCTGGCAACGGACGAGTTGCTGCTGGAATTGATTCCCAAGTACTTCGAGCCGGAAGCCCTGAGCGCTGTGGTCGGTGGCCGCGAGATAGTGACGAATCTCCTAAAGCTTCCATTTGATTTCATATTCCTTACGGGAAGGGTAGGTGTGGGCAAGGTAGTGATGCGAGCGGCTGCTGAACACATCACTCCAGTATTGCTGGAATTGGGAGGACAGAACCCCGCCATTGTTGATGAGACGGCGAACATTCCGGATGCCGCCAAGAAAATTGTCTGGGGTGCGATGACATGGGGAGGACAGTGGTGTACCTCTCCTGGCTACGCTGTCGTTCATGAGTCCGTGGCAGAAGAGTTTGTCGCGGAGTGCAAAAAAGCTGTCGTCGAACTTTACGGCGCAGACCCAAAGAGTAATTCAGATTACTCGCGTGTCATAAGCCCTTCTGCTGTCAACAGGCTTGCGTCGCTGATCGATCCGAGCAAGGTGGTCTATGGTGGCAAGTTTGACGCCCCAGCACGCTACCTCGACCCGACCATTCTGTACCCCATTTCGTGGTTCGACAAAATCATGGAAGACGAAATATTCGGGCCGCTTTTGCCCATCCTTACTTACTCCAACCTTGGCGCTCTACTCACAAAAATCAAGTCGATGCCAAAACCACTCGCCGGCTACGTGTTCAGCCGAAACCAAAAGGCGATCGACCGCGTGTTGCAATCCCTTTCCTTCGGCGGAGGCGCAGTTAATCAGACCAATGTTTTCTTGTTCATTGAGTCCATGCCGTACGGAGGAGTGGGAACATCCGGCATCGGGAATTACTACGGGAAGTACGGCTACGATTCTCTGACGCACGCCAAGTCGATCCTGATATCTCCACCGGACGTGGCTATTGATCACTTGTTTCCGCCTTACACGAAAGAAAAGGTGCAAGCACTCAATCAATGGTTCGACTATTAGGCTATCGAGACGCTGCCGGGATGCATCGATCTGGTCCTGAGCGACGTCTCCAGGAGAACGATCATGCCCCGATAACCAAAAAGCGATTGAGACTGTAAAGCTTGGGCGGCGTCGCGTGCAAGCCTGACGAGGGAGCAATGAATGCTGCTTGGTAGATAAAGCCGTGAGTTTCTAGAGGATCGGGGCCGTCCCTCGTGGGAGGAACCTTGACCCGTCTACGTAGGACTCAGCACTGCCGAGGGAGAACGTCCGTGAAATATGCAGGTATAGAAGTCGTCGACACACAACTGGTTCGCGATGCGGTGGAATTCGCCCGATCCATCCATGAGCCATTTCTCTACAACCATGTCATGAGGTCCTGGCTGTTCGCAGTGGTTCTTGGAGAGCAGATGAAGACAGCACCAGACCTGGAGCTCGTCGCCGCGGCGGCGCTCCTGCACGATCTAGGCCTCACCGAGAAGTATGCAGCTGAGGCCAGGTTCGAAGTGGATGGAGCAAACGCGGCACGATCGTTCCTTCAGGCTCGTGGCGTTGCCCCGCACCAGGTCCAACTCGTTTGGGACGCGATTGCTCTGCACACCCATGCGTCGATAGCGCCGTATAAGGAACCGGAGGTCTCGGTCATCTTCGAAGGGGTGAATGTCGATGTCGTGGGATATGCCTTCGATCGAATTCCACCCAGCCAGATGAAAGCGATCTTGAGCGAATTCCCGCGTCTGGAAATGAAGAAAGGCATCACGGCCTGTTTCGCGAAGGTTGCGCGCGAAAAGCCGCAAACGACTTATGACAACGGTCTGCGTGATTTTGGGCTGAAGTTTGTCGAAGGTTACCACGTGGCAATGACCGGCCCTGATCTGATCGCAAATGCTCCGTTTGAGGATTGAAGGGGGTGGTATTCCTCTCTGGCCGTGTGAACCCGATGGGTGCCGGACAGCCCTTGGAGCTGCGTCATTCTCGTCGAGCTTCGTTTAAGGTAATTCAAGGTAAATTTCAAAGCGTGATTTCTCAAGGTCTAGGAAGAGTTCAGCGACTTTGATCCTGAGTGAGGTTGTCAATGCAAATTGAATTCAGGGCAATCGTTCAGAGCGAGTATGGTGCTCCGGAGAAAGTATTAAGGATAGCGGAACGTCAGTTCAAGAGTGAAGAGGTCGGAGCTGATGATGTCCTCGTGAAGGTCATCGCTCGACCGATCCATCCCGGTGATATCCAGATTCTTTCCGCTCTTCCTCAAGGAGGACCGGTCGTGCCCATTCCGGAA
The Edaphobacter bradus genome window above contains:
- a CDS encoding HlyD family secretion protein, with the translated sequence MSSKHRNTVTSMSAVLEEEGASPEPVPEPAAETPEPTRESRPSRPAHRRKIIFAAVALVVILTATGYFARDAYLYQDTDDAQVDGHIMPLSSRITGQIQKVNVVQGQRVSADEVLAVIDPNDYKVADDQARAFLLDAEATAASSHSSVPISSATAWSSLDSSTTEVTNAEAGVSAAERNLDAARANEQQAEANSTKTDADLIRYQQLVAEQVISQQQFDQANASAKANRAAVVAAIAQVQSAQQALRQAQGKLLQAQAALRNAQTAPQQVSVARDKADAAEATVKERAAQLAQADLNLSYTIVRSPVDGIVGRKSVEVGQNVGVGQELFQVVPLDDIWVTANFKETQLAHMRPGQPVEIKVDAYGRTWKGHVTNMGGGAGSVFSLLPPENATGNYVKVVQRIPVRIDFDRSPRQVFNADGLLEPGLSVDPKVRVR
- a CDS encoding DHA2 family efflux MFS transporter permease subunit yields the protein MQRPKVNPWIIAVTVTLATIMEVLDTSIANVALPHIAGSLGASADESTWVLTSYLVANAVVLPIGAYLGSIIGRKKFYMTCVVIFGVSSLLCGLAPSLPMLLFFRVLQGLGGGGLQPSEQSILADTFPPEKRGQAFAVYGLAVITAPIVGPSLGGWITDNYDWRWIFFINIPIAVLSLFLTHRLVEDTPKIKKEVEEAKRGGFRLDWIGFGLVALTFGSLEVVMDKGQEDDWFGSNFIVAFTMLAIVGLIVLIIWELRQAQGKNRPVLDLKLFASRNFSVSFLMMFVLGFTLYATTVLLPQLLQTLMGYTAELSGFAMSSGGLATIICMPIVGILISKLDGRYLIIFGFSSIALALFYMTSLDLQMSFAYAAKLRFLQSIGLPFLFVPINTLIYVGVPPGKNNDVSGLSNLARNIGGSAGTSFFTTMLARHQQVHQQYLVQHVHGGSQAYIQQARALSQQFLTRTAALTDAHTKAMLSLYQSVQVQASVLSYIDILQSLCIICACMVPLVFLMKRPPKGTKAAVH
- a CDS encoding sigma-54-dependent Fis family transcriptional regulator, with protein sequence MLASAQHADPQQKHDMASPASFPAHSTSPQGAVTATDTDVFEHSEANLCQDVDELRRIVDLISQTIIVLNPDGTAIYANRVALEYTGLSLDEVRSDNFRDRVFHPEDIQRLREERQKGLSGSVPFENEQRARGKDGKYRWFLIRYNPLLDEGGKVIRWYATGTDIEHRKQAENKLRQEERELRQLIDFLPQHVLVLDKDGTLLQANKTMLDYKGFTLEEMKGAGTRERITRDIHPDDLERVQNERSAGLSRGMPFETEKRLLGKDGQFRWFLFRYNPVLNEAGDIVRWFATATDIEDRKQAEDRMRNETVALREDIVKSSMFEEIVGSSKAMGNMEAQISRVAPTDSTVLIQGETGTGKELIARAIHNRSRRANRAFICVNCAAIPPSLIASELFGHEKGAFTGALQRRLGRFESADGGTIFLDEVGELPQETQISLLRVLQEQEFERVGGNRSIHVDVRVLAATNRDLNAAIDEGGFRKDLFYRLNVFPICVPPLRDRTDDIPLLVEYFVDRYAKKAGKRIRSINKQTLQLFKSYSWPGNVRELQNVIERAVIVCDGETFRVDASWFPKTVAVSKARHPFAADLAQREKTMIGNALRETKGVISGPAGAAAKLGLPRQTLESKISKLGINRYRFKKS
- a CDS encoding TetR/AcrR family transcriptional regulator — encoded protein: MKAKEHKPHPIRARLDEERLTELLDVAAEIFISEGFSAASTNEIARRANSSKTTFYSRFPTKEQLFLAVIDRRINGIFQQVAATLPEEPPLDETLRKFGSTLIRLAMSNEQIALFRVVSMEAATFPELGKHFYELGPKRGEETLAAYFTKQVEKRRLLNEDTRQMAQHFLSLVTGGPVRWFVLGFDPISMSKNAIHKHLDSAVLMFMRAYQRSPAK
- a CDS encoding peroxiredoxin-like family protein encodes the protein MKFRAGDTFPQLSVFTSKGTRLVIPVAGARYTHIQFRRFSGCPICNAHIAALRRNKAELDAAGIHEVLFFHSSQEDVADFHNDLPFDAVGDREKRYYRQFGVESSWRYISWAATKAAFSSILRGRMGAKMTGGALGLPAEFLVAPDGRIKAAHYGKHAYDQWPVEALLDFLRDSKPEAASKAT